One segment of Erigeron canadensis isolate Cc75 chromosome 2, C_canadensis_v1, whole genome shotgun sequence DNA contains the following:
- the LOC122588215 gene encoding chlorophyll a-b binding protein CP26, chloroplastic-like, whose translation MASSLAASTASASLGVSELLGNRLNLSGAARTAPSTPVTFKIVALFQKKKPAPKAKPVAVTPASDELAKCYGYDPFGLGKKPEDFAKYQAFELIHARWAMLGAAGCIIPEAFNKYGASCEPEAVWFKTGALLLDGNTLNYFGKNIPINLVLVVAAEVVLVGGAEYYRITNGLDFEDKLHPGGPFDPLGLGKDTDQLALLKVKEIKNGRLAMFSMFAFFIQAYVTGEGPVENLTSHLSDPFGNNLLTVISGNIERTPTL comes from the exons ATGGCTTCTTCATTGGCAGCTTCTACCGCCTCGGCATCCCTCGGAGTGTCGGAACTCCTTGGAAACAGACTTAACTTGTCTGGTGCAGCCAGGACAGCTCCTTCCACTCCTGTCACCTTTAAGATTGTTGCTCTTTTCCAAAAGAAGAAACCCGCACCCAAGGCTAAGCCCGTTGCTGTCACCCCGGCCTCCGATGAGCTCGCCAAGTG CTATGGTTATGATCCGTTTGGTCTAGGAAAGAAACCAGAAGACTTTGCCAA ATACCAAGCATTCGAGCTGATTCATGCACGATGGGCAATGTTGGGTGCAGCTGGTTGTATCATTCCTGAGGCCTTCAACAAATACGGCGCTTCCTGTGAACCTGAAGCTGTGTGGTTCAAG ACTGGAGCTCTTCTACTCGACGGCAACACATTGAACTACTTTGGAAAGAACATCCCTATAAATTTGGTCCTGGTTGTTGCTGCCGAGGTTGTTCTTGTTGGTGGTGCAGAATACTACAGAATCACCAATGGCTTG GATTTTGAGGACAAGTTGCACCCTGGTGGACCATTCGATCCATTGGGTCTTGGCAAGGACACAGACCAGCTTGCTTTGTTGAAGGTTAAGGAGATCAAGAATGGCAGACTAGCTATGTTCTCCATGTTTGCATTCTTCATCCAAGCTTACGTGACCGGAGAGGGTCCTGTAGAAAACCTTACATCTCACTTGAGCGACCCCTTTGGAAACAACTTATTGACCGTGATTTCTGGGAATATTGAAAGAACCCCAACCCTGTAA
- the LOC122586794 gene encoding chlorophyll a-b binding protein CP26, chloroplastic-like, with translation MASLAATTAATSLSVSEMLGNKVNYSSAARTAPSTSSPVTFKTVALFQKKKPAPKAKPAAVTPASDELAKWYGPERRIFLPEGLLDRSEIPEYLNGEVAGDYGYDPFGLGKKPEDFAKYQAFELIHARWAMLGAAGCIIPEAFNKYGAACGPEAVWFKTGALLLDGNTLNYFGKNIPINLVLAVAAEVVLVGGAEYYRITNGLDFEDKLHPGGPFDPLGLGKDPDQLALLKVKEIKNGRLAMFSMFAFFIQAYVTGEGPVENLTSHLSDPFGNNLLTMISGNIERTPTL, from the exons ATGGCTTCTTTGGCAGCAACAACTGCGGCAACCTCCCTCAGTGTGTCGGAAATGCTTGGGAACAAAGTCAACTACTCGAGTGCAGCCAGGACGGCTCCTTCTACTTCCAGTCCTGTCACCTTTAAGACAGTTGCCCTTTTCCAAAAGAAGAAACCTGCACCAAAGGCTAAGCCAGCAGCCGTCACCCCGGCTTCAGACGAGCTCGCCAAGTGGTATG GACCTGAGAGAAGAATCTTCTTGCCAGAAGGTCTTTTGGACCGATCAGAAATCCCAGAGTACCTCAACGGAGAAGTCGCTGGAGA CTATGGTTATGATCCTTTTGGTCTTGGAAAGAAACCAGAAGACTTTGCCAA ATATCAAGCTTTTGAGCTGATTCATGCACGATGGGCAATGTTGGGTGCAGCCGGTTGCATTATTCCAGAGGCCTTCAACAAATATGGTGCAGCCTGTGGCCCTGAAGCCGTCTGGTTCAAG ACTGGAGCTCTGCTACTCGATGGCAATACATTGAACTACTTCGGAAAGAACATCCCCATTAACCTGGTCTTGGCTGTTGCTGCCGAGGTTGTTCTTGTTGGTGGCGCAGAATACTACAGAATCACCAATGGCTTG GATTTTGAGGACAAGTTGCACCCTGGTGGACCATTTGATCCATTGGGTCTTGGCAAGGACCCAGACCAGCTCGCTCTGTTGAAGGTTAAGGAGATCAAGAATGGCAGACTAGCTATGTTCTCCATGTTTGCATTCTTCATCCAAGCTTACGTGACCGGAGAGGGTCCTGTAGAAAACCTTACATCTCACTTGAGCGACCCCTTTGGAAACAACTTATTGACTATGATTTCTGGGAATATCGAAAGAACCCCAACCCTGTAA